One region of Cyanobacterium sp. T60_A2020_053 genomic DNA includes:
- the gatA gene encoding Asp-tRNA(Asn)/Glu-tRNA(Gln) amidotransferase subunit GatA, translating to MPSISNLHQQLKNKERSAREITEEYLTIIEQREPQLKSFLHITADLARDGARRVDEKISRGEEIGILEGIPMAIKDNMSTKGIPTTCGSRILENFKPSYESTVTEKLHQQGAIILGKTNLDEFAMGSSTENSAYQVTANPWDLTRVPGGSSGGSAAAVAGGECVVSLGSDTGGSIRQPASLCGVVGLKPTYGLVSRFGLVAYASSLDQIGPFAQTVEDSALLLSAIAGYDSKDSTSLKVEIPDYTQFFSTDLQGVKVGIITETFGEGLDAEVAQSVHDGVKVLEGMGAVVKQISCPRFRYGLPVYYIIAPSEASANLARYDAVKYGLREDSENLLEMYTKTRALGFGKEVKRRIMLGTYTLSAGYYDAYYLKAQKVRTLIKQDFDQAFADVDVLISPTSPTTAFKAGEKTDDPLTMYLSDLMTIPVNLAGLPGMSIPCGFDGQNLPIGMQLIGNVLREDILFKVGYAFQHATDWHTKKPIF from the coding sequence ATGCCTTCTATTTCTAATTTACATCAACAACTAAAAAATAAAGAACGTAGCGCCCGAGAAATCACCGAAGAATATTTAACTATTATTGAACAACGAGAGCCACAATTAAAAAGTTTTTTGCATATCACTGCCGATTTAGCCCGAGACGGTGCGCGCCGAGTGGACGAGAAAATCAGTAGGGGCGAAGAAATTGGCATCCTTGAAGGTATCCCCATGGCCATTAAAGATAATATGTCCACCAAAGGTATTCCCACCACTTGTGGTTCAAGAATACTAGAAAATTTTAAACCTAGTTATGAATCCACCGTGACAGAAAAACTACACCAACAAGGGGCGATTATTCTCGGTAAAACTAACCTTGATGAATTTGCCATGGGAAGCTCAACGGAAAATTCTGCCTATCAAGTTACCGCTAACCCTTGGGATTTAACCAGAGTGCCGGGAGGCTCTTCTGGTGGTTCAGCCGCCGCCGTAGCAGGGGGAGAATGCGTCGTTTCCCTCGGTTCAGATACGGGAGGCTCGATCCGTCAACCAGCGTCTTTATGTGGCGTGGTGGGCTTAAAACCGACCTATGGTTTAGTTTCTCGCTTCGGGTTAGTGGCTTATGCTTCTTCTTTGGATCAAATTGGTCCTTTTGCCCAAACGGTAGAAGACAGCGCCCTCCTCCTTAGCGCCATTGCTGGGTATGACTCGAAAGATTCCACCAGTTTAAAAGTGGAAATCCCTGATTATACGCAATTTTTTAGCACCGATTTACAGGGTGTCAAAGTGGGTATTATTACGGAAACTTTTGGAGAAGGTTTAGATGCCGAAGTAGCCCAATCTGTCCATGACGGGGTTAAAGTATTAGAGGGGATGGGCGCTGTGGTTAAACAAATTTCTTGCCCTCGTTTTCGCTACGGTTTACCAGTCTATTACATTATCGCGCCCTCCGAAGCCTCTGCCAACCTCGCCCGTTATGATGCCGTTAAATATGGTTTACGGGAAGATAGTGAAAATTTACTAGAAATGTACACCAAGACACGGGCGCTGGGTTTCGGTAAGGAAGTAAAAAGACGTATCATGTTAGGCACTTATACCCTCTCGGCAGGTTATTATGATGCTTATTACCTCAAAGCGCAAAAAGTGAGAACTTTAATTAAACAAGATTTTGATCAGGCTTTTGCTGATGTGGATGTGTTAATTTCTCCCACTTCTCCCACTACGGCTTTTAAAGCTGGAGAAAAAACTGATGATCCTCTTACCATGTATTTATCGGATTTAATGACTATTCCTGTTAACCTCGCTGGATTACCCGGCATGAGTATTCCTTGCGGTTTCGATGGGCAAAATTTACCCATTGGTATGCAATTAATTGGTAATGTATTGAGGGAAGATATTTTATTTAAAGTTGGTTACGCTTTTCAACACGCTACCGACTGGCACACGAAAAAACCCATTTTCTAG
- a CDS encoding response regulator: MFFPALSSNLSFLRLPVRWLRLIPFTIQASLVVGLVGYFSYRNGMQTVEYFADNTMTDISQRTSHYLDTYLDKAQAINQLNIEAYQTGLIDLKDQENLAQYFYHQVKQFDFAYVNVGGADGSFTGAGYVNRWAKELEIVLMKSSQPGDLVIHNTDDEGNILEIKKIIKDSKILQTSWYQDAVNAKESIWSNIYFWGDEEANHMISISTSAPLRDQNNQLIGVFGVDIELGQINQFLAQIKTHPQQHIFIIEPSGLMVANSENVVNSLFLNGKGERLSALTVDSPLINEVSQELLQKYGQWQNIPPEIIRLSNQTYVKVTPYQDEGGLNWLMVTVIPQSALQGELGRNLSFTLVMTGTALILMAFLGVITSKRNQNLPGVIYKYVKGADGKDKFISVSEKCHELCGISGESLLKSSDVFWQGIHPDDISLVKDNMEKSANTLQPFQGEVRLKMPDNNYRWFEAAAIPSKQINGDIIWEGFLIDITTRKESEIAIKEAKEKAERATQAKSQFLANMSHEIRTPMNGVIGIIKLLEDTPLNEEQQDLVQTIRDSGETLLTVINDILDFSKIESGNFTVENHIFNLPQVIDSITKLFEQQALQKYIDFRTKIESSMPEMVRGDCTRLRQILLNLVGNAIKFTNQGEVVLTIGARRLNHNQQELFISIQDTGIGIAEDRIFLLFKPFTQADNSISRQFGGTGLGLSISKSLVKLMGGKIWAVSNGKIGGDPPENWQYNQDYQPSVGSTFYFNIIVETVVEVEINHSPSSAQNQTNNEGKDTNLTILLAEDNRVNQKVALLTLKKLGYTADVACNGKEVLAKLDKIPYDVILMDMQMPEMDGLTATRKIREEYQHQPYIIALTANALDGDAQICFEAGMNDYISKPLRLEVLQKALNFKI, from the coding sequence ATGTTTTTTCCTGCTTTATCTTCAAACTTGTCATTTTTGCGTTTGCCTGTGCGTTGGCTGAGGTTAATACCTTTTACCATTCAAGCCTCCCTAGTGGTTGGTTTAGTGGGCTATTTTTCCTATCGTAATGGCATGCAGACGGTGGAATATTTCGCTGATAACACCATGACGGATATTAGCCAGCGCACTTCACACTATCTTGACACCTATTTAGATAAAGCCCAAGCCATTAATCAACTTAATATAGAAGCCTATCAAACGGGGTTAATTGATTTAAAAGATCAAGAAAATTTAGCTCAATATTTTTATCATCAAGTTAAACAATTTGACTTTGCTTATGTTAATGTGGGGGGCGCTGATGGTAGTTTTACGGGCGCTGGTTATGTCAATCGTTGGGCAAAAGAGTTAGAAATTGTTTTGATGAAATCATCTCAACCGGGTGATTTAGTCATTCACAATACGGATGACGAAGGAAATATACTAGAAATCAAAAAAATTATCAAAGATAGCAAAATTTTACAAACATCTTGGTATCAAGATGCCGTCAACGCTAAAGAGAGTATTTGGAGTAATATTTATTTTTGGGGCGATGAAGAAGCTAACCACATGATTAGTATATCCACCAGCGCCCCTCTCCGTGATCAAAATAATCAGTTAATCGGAGTATTTGGCGTTGATATAGAATTAGGGCAGATCAATCAATTTTTAGCCCAAATTAAAACCCATCCTCAACAACATATCTTCATTATCGAGCCATCGGGGTTAATGGTTGCCAACTCAGAAAACGTAGTTAATAGCTTATTTTTAAACGGAAAAGGCGAGAGATTGTCAGCTTTAACCGTTGATTCACCACTAATTAATGAAGTTAGTCAAGAATTATTACAAAAATATGGACAATGGCAAAATATTCCTCCCGAAATAATCCGTTTATCGAATCAAACCTATGTTAAAGTGACACCCTATCAAGATGAAGGGGGATTAAATTGGTTAATGGTGACGGTAATCCCTCAATCTGCTTTACAGGGAGAATTAGGGCGCAATCTCTCCTTTACCCTCGTCATGACTGGCACGGCTTTGATTTTAATGGCTTTTTTGGGGGTAATAACTTCCAAACGTAATCAAAATCTACCCGGTGTGATTTATAAATATGTGAAGGGCGCTGATGGTAAAGATAAATTTATCAGTGTTAGTGAAAAATGTCACGAACTTTGCGGTATTTCCGGCGAATCTCTGCTTAAATCTAGCGATGTATTTTGGCAAGGAATCCACCCCGATGACATCTCCTTAGTTAAAGACAACATGGAAAAATCGGCTAACACCTTACAACCATTTCAGGGTGAAGTGCGCCTCAAAATGCCCGATAATAATTACCGTTGGTTTGAAGCCGCTGCCATTCCCAGTAAACAAATTAACGGTGACATTATTTGGGAAGGTTTTTTAATCGACATCACCACTCGCAAAGAATCAGAAATTGCCATCAAAGAAGCCAAAGAAAAAGCAGAAAGGGCAACTCAAGCCAAAAGCCAATTTTTAGCTAACATGAGTCACGAAATCCGCACTCCTATGAATGGAGTTATCGGTATCATTAAACTACTAGAAGATACTCCCCTTAATGAAGAACAACAAGACTTAGTACAAACGATCCGAGATAGCGGTGAAACTCTTTTAACTGTTATTAATGATATTCTTGATTTTTCTAAAATCGAATCAGGTAATTTCACCGTTGAAAATCACATCTTCAATTTACCCCAAGTGATTGATTCTATCACTAAATTATTTGAACAACAAGCACTTCAAAAATACATTGATTTTCGCACCAAAATTGAATCATCTATGCCAGAAATGGTGCGAGGAGACTGCACCCGTTTACGGCAAATTTTACTTAATTTAGTAGGTAATGCCATCAAATTTACTAATCAAGGTGAAGTTGTCTTAACCATCGGCGCGCGCCGTCTCAACCATAATCAACAAGAATTATTTATTAGTATTCAGGATACTGGTATTGGTATCGCTGAAGATCGCATTTTTCTTTTATTCAAACCCTTTACCCAAGCGGATAACTCCATCAGTAGGCAGTTTGGTGGCACAGGATTAGGCTTGAGTATCAGTAAAAGTTTAGTTAAGCTGATGGGGGGGAAAATTTGGGCAGTGAGTAACGGTAAAATTGGCGGTGATCCTCCTGAAAATTGGCAGTATAATCAAGATTATCAACCCTCAGTAGGTTCAACTTTTTATTTTAATATCATAGTAGAAACCGTTGTAGAAGTAGAAATCAATCATTCTCCGTCTTCTGCACAAAATCAAACTAATAACGAGGGAAAAGACACTAACTTAACCATTCTTCTTGCCGAAGATAACCGGGTTAATCAAAAAGTAGCTTTGTTAACCCTAAAAAAATTAGGCTACACCGCTGATGTTGCCTGTAATGGCAAAGAAGTATTAGCAAAACTTGATAAGATACCCTATGATGTAATTTTGATGGATATGCAAATGCCCGAAATGGATGGTTTAACCGCCACTCGCAAAATTAGGGAAGAATATCAACATCAACCATATATTATTGCTTTGACAGCTAATGCGCTGGATGGAGACGCTCAAATTTGTTTTGAAGCGGGAATGAATGACTATATCAGTAAACCCTTGCGCCTTGAAGTTTTACAAAAAGCCCTCAATTTTAAAATTTAA
- a CDS encoding shikimate dehydrogenase, with protein MLKITGKTKLLGIIGDPIEHSLSPIIQNRALELKGLDYLYVPFAVKGEDLATALNGFWVTGIHGFNVTIPHKQAVMPLLKHISPSALLIGAVNTVWRMADGWHGTNTDIDGFMAPLQRLNRCWQDISPLIIGNGGAARAVVVGCAKLGCKNIKVIGRNQEKLAQFKDSWDYAQLNAPIDIYTMDQLPSLIPASELIVNTTPMGMSPHSALSPLSLSEIKLLSSCHIVYDLIYNPSPTLLLQQAQQQGATIIDGTEMLVQQGAVGFQIWTGETPPLEEMGRALGDFLH; from the coding sequence ATATTAAAAATTACGGGTAAAACAAAATTGTTAGGGATTATTGGTGATCCTATTGAGCATTCTTTATCCCCTATTATTCAAAATCGGGCGCTAGAATTGAAAGGCTTAGATTATCTTTATGTGCCTTTTGCGGTGAAAGGAGAAGATTTAGCAACGGCTTTAAATGGTTTTTGGGTGACGGGTATTCACGGTTTTAATGTAACGATTCCCCATAAACAGGCGGTTATGCCTTTATTAAAGCATATTTCCCCCAGCGCCCTCCTCATCGGTGCAGTCAACACGGTGTGGCGCATGGCGGATGGTTGGCATGGCACAAATACCGATATAGATGGTTTTATGGCGCCTTTGCAAAGGTTAAATCGCTGTTGGCAGGATATTTCCCCTTTAATTATCGGTAATGGTGGGGCGGCGCGCGCCGTAGTGGTGGGGTGCGCTAAATTAGGATGTAAAAATATTAAAGTAATCGGGCGTAATCAAGAAAAGTTAGCACAATTTAAAGATAGCTGGGATTATGCCCAATTAAATGCGCCCATTGATATTTATACTATGGATCAATTACCTAGTTTAATTCCTGCTAGTGAGTTAATTGTTAATACTACTCCCATGGGAATGTCACCCCATAGCGCCCTCAGCCCTTTATCATTATCTGAGATTAAACTATTATCATCATGCCATATTGTTTATGATTTGATTTATAATCCTAGCCCTACTTTATTATTACAACAGGCACAACAACAGGGTGCTACTATTATTGATGGTACTGAAATGTTAGTACAACAAGGCGCAGTGGGTTTTCAAATTTGGACTGGAGAAACACCACCCCTCGAAGAAATGGGAAGGGCGCTGGGGGATTTTCTTCATTAA